A DNA window from Kitasatospora atroaurantiaca contains the following coding sequences:
- the hrpB gene encoding ATP-dependent helicase HrpB encodes MRSVGLELPVRTAVPPLHAALASRGVAVLAAPPGTGKTTLVPLALAGLVDALPGPSRRVLVAEPRRLAVRAAARRMAWLLGSPVGTEVGFTVRGERRTGPQTVVEVVTTGVLLQRLQRDPELGGVDVVVLDECHERHLDADTALAFLLDVRAALRPELQVVCASATSDTEAWAELLGGEDGPAPVIEAHGVSHAVEVVWAPPPRPVRPPQGTRTDPLLLEHVAATVRRALAEREGDVLCFLPGVGEIARVAGMLSVPGVAVLQLHGQAPQAVQDAALAVSEGRRVILATSVAESSLTVPGVRVVVDCGLAREPRTDHARGLAGLVTVRSSLAAGRQRAGRAGREAPGTVYRCWAEVEDARAVPFPTPEIALADLTSFALQAACWGDPDARGLALPDRPPAGAMAAAHRTLLALGAVDADGRATERGVRIARTGLHPRLARALLDGAELVGSRRAAELVALLSEEPPRALGDDLHAVWRAVRGGRDPYAGRWREEVRRLRAGDTPETALSDRVAAGLVVALAHPERIARARSAEGPYLMASGTAAEAGPGSALAGVEWLAVAVADRPAGSPSARILRAVAMDEDTARLAGASLLATREEVSWAGGRRGDLVARRVEALGAVELTSIPLADPDPALVRDALLDGLAREGVGSVLRWPAEAVGLRERLAFLHRTLGAPWPDVSEGALLTADWLEPELSRARRRSDLERIDTAAALQRLLPWATGEAGRLDELAPERITVPSGSRIRVDYSGDRPVLAVKLQELFGWQAAPALAGGRVPLTVHLLSPAGRPAAVTGDLASFWRDGYRAVRADLRGRYPRHPWPEDPTTAEPTRRANPRR; translated from the coding sequence CGGCGCGGCGGATGGCCTGGCTGCTGGGCTCGCCGGTCGGTACGGAGGTCGGCTTCACCGTGCGCGGGGAGCGGCGGACGGGGCCGCAGACCGTGGTGGAGGTGGTCACCACCGGGGTGCTGCTGCAGCGGCTGCAACGTGATCCGGAGCTGGGCGGCGTCGACGTGGTGGTCCTGGACGAGTGCCACGAGCGGCACCTGGACGCCGACACCGCGCTCGCCTTCCTGCTGGACGTCCGGGCGGCGCTGCGGCCCGAGCTGCAGGTGGTCTGCGCCTCCGCCACCTCGGACACCGAGGCCTGGGCCGAGCTGCTCGGTGGCGAGGACGGGCCGGCACCGGTGATCGAAGCACACGGCGTCTCGCACGCCGTCGAGGTGGTCTGGGCGCCCCCGCCGCGCCCCGTTCGCCCGCCGCAGGGGACGCGGACCGACCCGCTGCTGCTGGAGCACGTGGCGGCGACGGTCCGGCGGGCGCTCGCGGAGCGGGAGGGGGACGTCCTCTGCTTCCTGCCGGGTGTCGGCGAGATCGCCCGGGTCGCCGGGATGCTGTCCGTCCCGGGCGTGGCGGTACTGCAGCTGCACGGGCAGGCTCCGCAGGCGGTCCAGGACGCGGCGCTGGCGGTCTCGGAGGGGCGGCGGGTCATCCTGGCCACCTCGGTGGCCGAGTCCTCGTTGACCGTGCCGGGCGTGCGGGTGGTGGTGGACTGCGGGCTGGCCCGCGAGCCCCGTACCGACCACGCGCGCGGCCTCGCCGGGCTGGTCACCGTACGGTCCTCGCTCGCGGCCGGGCGCCAGCGGGCGGGGCGGGCCGGGCGGGAGGCTCCGGGCACCGTCTACCGCTGCTGGGCCGAGGTGGAGGACGCCCGGGCGGTGCCCTTCCCGACCCCGGAGATCGCACTGGCCGACCTCACCTCGTTCGCGCTCCAGGCCGCCTGCTGGGGCGATCCGGACGCGCGCGGGCTGGCGCTGCCCGACCGGCCGCCGGCGGGTGCGATGGCGGCGGCCCACCGGACCCTCCTCGCCCTCGGCGCGGTCGACGCTGACGGCCGCGCCACAGAGCGCGGCGTACGGATCGCGCGCACCGGGCTGCACCCCCGACTCGCCCGTGCGCTGCTGGACGGCGCGGAGCTGGTGGGCTCACGGCGCGCGGCGGAGCTGGTGGCGCTGCTCTCGGAGGAGCCGCCCCGGGCGCTCGGCGACGATCTGCACGCCGTCTGGCGCGCTGTGCGCGGGGGACGCGACCCCTACGCGGGGCGCTGGCGCGAGGAGGTGCGACGGCTGCGCGCCGGGGACACCCCGGAGACCGCACTGTCGGACCGGGTCGCGGCAGGCCTGGTGGTCGCGCTGGCCCACCCGGAGCGGATCGCGCGGGCGCGGTCGGCGGAAGGCCCGTATCTGATGGCCTCCGGGACGGCGGCCGAGGCCGGGCCCGGCTCGGCGCTCGCCGGGGTCGAGTGGCTGGCGGTGGCCGTCGCGGACCGGCCGGCGGGATCGCCGTCGGCGCGCATCCTGCGGGCCGTGGCCATGGACGAGGACACCGCGCGGCTGGCCGGCGCCTCGCTGCTGGCGACCCGCGAGGAGGTCAGCTGGGCGGGCGGGCGGCGCGGCGATCTGGTAGCCCGACGGGTGGAGGCGCTGGGCGCGGTCGAGCTCACCTCGATACCGCTGGCCGACCCGGATCCGGCGCTGGTGCGGGACGCGCTGCTCGACGGGCTGGCTCGCGAGGGGGTGGGCTCGGTGCTCCGGTGGCCGGCGGAGGCGGTGGGCCTGCGGGAGCGGCTGGCCTTCCTGCACCGGACGCTCGGCGCGCCGTGGCCGGACGTGAGCGAGGGGGCGCTGCTGACCGCCGACTGGCTGGAGCCGGAGCTGTCGAGGGCCCGGCGCCGCAGCGACCTGGAGCGCATCGACACGGCCGCCGCGCTTCAGCGGCTGCTGCCGTGGGCGACGGGTGAGGCCGGTCGGCTGGACGAGCTGGCGCCCGAGCGGATCACCGTACCCAGCGGTTCCCGGATCCGGGTGGACTACTCCGGGGACCGGCCCGTGCTCGCGGTCAAGCTGCAGGAGCTGTTCGGCTGGCAGGCGGCGCCCGCCCTGGCGGGCGGCCGGGTGCCGCTGACGGTCCATCTGCTCTCCCCCGCCGGCCGCCCGGCCGCGGTGACGGGCGACCTGGCCTCCTTCTGGCGCGACGGCTACCGCGCCGTCCGCGCCGACCTCCGCGGCCGCTACCCCCGCCACCCCTGGCCCGAGGACCCCACCACGGCGGAGCCGACCAGGCGGGCCAACCCACGGCGGTGA